In the genome of Drosophila yakuba strain Tai18E2 chromosome 3R, Prin_Dyak_Tai18E2_2.1, whole genome shotgun sequence, one region contains:
- the LOC6538775 gene encoding exocyst complex component 5, producing MLSQYMEEFEQEPFEVGEFIERLTWRTNNELQNSEDFHPVALHDTFIQTIKDLKILQEKQQSKCERLEESLRQEKESHAKKIGKLQERHQTAIDVFGQLDEKINSVAGKIMHLGEQLENVNTPRSRSVEAQKLLNFMSEFLAAGPVIVNDIFSDATRLSEAADVIQKLYAISQDLPPGNFAESKRKIEKKYDEVERRLIEEFATAQKSEDIERMKTLAQILSQFKGYTQCVDAYIEQSQMQPYSGKDIFIGIVPLCKHHYEIIQKVFANPQQVMSKFILNIYQLKLHQYAMTKLEDKKDEEKYLRTLYELYSRTLKLSTDLQIYMSTIDDDLLQKLTQQIFMKHLAGYAEMETKCLTAKCSTELDKFYASKKHQKTATTKGFRRNMEVLIATRANINIAAIEDYGGETFLSEELAINMLQEAKASLKRCRLLSNETELPGNAIKLNDILLRFLMHEHVDYALELGLQAVPLAEGRVFPQLYFFDVVQKTNIIVHLLDKLCHTSVIPCVSNTPKYSDYVFKKRILMEQIETKLDQGLDRSISAVIGWVKVYLQYEQKKTDYKPETDVDTISSAACLQVVQNLQPVIVQIKKCVDGENLQNVLTEFGTRLHRVIYDHLQTMQFNTAGAMCAICDVNEYRKCIRELDSPLVTQLFDILHALCNLLLVKPQNLQEVCTGDTLNYLDKSVVRQFIQLRTDFRIIKNTNYLKGIIE from the exons ATGCTATCGCAATACATGGAGGAGTTTGAACAG GAACCCTTTGAGGTGGGCGAGTTCATAGAACGACTTACCTGGCGCACCAACAATGAGCTGCAGAACAGCGAGGACTTTCATCCTGTGGCCCTGCACGATACCTTCATCCAGACCATCAAGGACCTGAAGATCCTGCAGGAGAAGCAGCAGAGCAAGTGCGAACGGCTAGAGGAGTCGCTGCGCCAGGAGAAGGAGTCGCACGCCAAAAAGATTGGCAAGCTCCAAGAGCGTCACCAAACGGCCATTGATGTGTTCGGCCAGCTGGACGAGAAAATCAACTCGGTGGCCGGCAAGATCATGCACCTGGGCGAGCAGTTGGAGAATGTCAACACACCGCGCAGTCGCTCAGTGGAGGCCCAAAAGTTACTCAATTTTATGTCTGAGTTCTTGGCCGCTGGGCCTGTGATTGTCAACGATATTTTTTCGGATGCCACACGATTAAGTGAGGCCGCTGATGTAATTCAAAAGCTTTATGCTATCTCGCAGGATCTGCCGCCCGGCAACTTTGCAGAgtccaaaaggaaaatcgaaaaaaaatacGACGAAGTCGAGCGACGGTTGATCGAAGAGTTTGCCACCGCCCAGAAGAGCGAGGACATCGAGCGCATGAAGACACTGGCCCAGATCTTGTCCCAATTCAAGGGTTACACCCAGTGTGTAGACGCCTACATCGAGCAGAGCCAAATGCAACCGTACAGCGGCAAAGACATCTTTATAGGCATAGTTCCGTTGTGCAAACATCACTACGAGATAATCCAAAAGGTGTTTGCCAATCCGCAGCAGGTTATGTCCAAGTTCATACTTAACATCTATCAACTGAAGCTGCACCAGTACGCCATGACTAAGTTAGAGGACAAAAAGGACGAGGAGAAATACCTCCGGACCCTTTATGAGTTATACTCGCG CACACTGAAATTGTCAACGGATCTTCAAATCTACATGTCCACCATCGACGACGACTTGCTACAGAAACTGACACAGCAGATTTTTATGAAGCATTTGGCCGGCTACGCTGAAATGGAGACCAAGTGCCTGACAGCCAAGTGTTCCACAGAACTGGATAAGTTCTATGCCAGCAAGAAACACCAAAAGACTGCAACCACTAAGGGCTTTCGGCGAAACATGGAGGTGCTGATAGCCACGCGAGCCAACATCAATATTGCTGCCATCGAGGACTATGGGGGGGAGACGTTTCTGTCTGAGGAGCTGGCCATCAACATGCTGCAGGAGGCCAAGGCGTCGCTTAAGCGCTGTCGTCTGCTGTCCAACGAGACTGAGCTACCAGGCAATGCTATTAAGCTCAACGATATCCTTTTGCGTTTCCTGATGCACGAGCACGTGGATTACGCACTGGAGTTGGGTCTGCAGGCAGTGCCACTTGCCGAGGGTAGGGTCTTTCCCCAGCTCTACTTCTTTGACGTGGTGCAAAAGACGAACATCATTGTTCATCTGCTGGACAAGCTCTGCCACACATCAGTCATACCATGTGTGAG TAATACGCCCAAGTACTCAGACTATGTGTTCAAAAAGCGTATTCTGATGGAGCAAATCGAGACCAAGCTGGACCAGGGTCTGGACCGTTCCATCAGCGCTGTAATTGGCTGGGTCAAGGTGTATTTGCAATATgaacaaaagaaaaccgaCTACAAGCCGGAAACTGACGTGGATACCATTTCCTCAGCG GCGTGCCTACAAGTCGTGCAGAATCTGCAGCCAGTGATTGTGCAGattaaaaaatgtgttgaCGGCGAGAATTTGCAGAATGTTCTTACAGAGTTTGGAACTCGGTTGCACCGAGTGATCTACGATCACCTGCAGACCATGCAGTTCAACACGGCTGGCGCCATGTGCGCCATCTGCGACGTGAACGAATATCGCAAGTGCATTCGCGAGCTGGATAGTCCGCTGGTTACGCAGCTGTTTGACATACTGCATGCATTGTGCAATTTACTACTCGTTAAGCCCCAAAACCTTCAAGAAGTTTGCACGGGTGACACACTG AATTATCTGGACAAGTCGGTGGTGCGGCAATTCATTCAGCTGCGCACTGATTTCAGGATCATCAAAAACACCAACTACCTGAAGGGTATTATTGAGTGA
- the LOC6538777 gene encoding glutamyl-tRNA(Gln) amidotransferase subunit B, mitochondrial, producing the protein MHYSIIRRLATQPKLANVPKRKWKSVVGLEVHAQIASASKLFSGSGTSFGAPLNSSVAYFDASIPGTLPVLNRKCVESGIKTSLALGCRVNEVSMFDRKHYFYADLPNGYQITQQRAALANDGKMTFPVITPGKKVYYKTAKLLQLQLEQDSGKSLHDDYLKRSLVDLNRAGLPLMELVFAPDLETGEEAASLVKELILILRRLQTCSCKMEEGALRVDANISIHQEGDPLGVRTEVKNIGSVRSISQAITYEINRQLETVANGGLITNETRNWDAENRRTVAMRDKEVLQDYRFMPEPNLPPLHVNLKPGSISTEDLLSVAALSEEIPELPEDTRQRLMEQHNLNAETAIILVNEPILLEHFLSISRSLSDLPNKVIYNFLINDLLTYCNKLNLDVEDCFIKADDLKDILKSLHNELINLQAARQLVELLHKNPEAKVNELIELHNLQQICSPDEIENLCQLAIANQAKAVQQYQKGKAKALFAIAGEVAKLSSQKANMKLVVQCLEKLLKTTKK; encoded by the exons ATGCATTACTCAATAATCCGACGACTGGCAACGCAGCCAAAGTTAGCCAATGTGCCCAAAAG aaaatggaaaagcgtTGTGGGCTTAGAGGTGCACGCTCAGATTGCCAGTGCGTCCAAGCTTTTTTCCGGCAGCGGCACATCTTTTGGAGCACCACTCAACTCGTCGGTGGCGTATTTTGATGCCTCCATACCGGGAACGTTGCCA GTGCTCAACAGAAAGTGTGTGGAATCCGGCATTAAGACCTCGCTGGCTTTGGGATGTCGGGTGAACGAAGTGTCTATGTTTGACCGCAAGCACTACTTCTATGCAGATTTGCCT AATGGCTACCAAATCACACAGCAGCGTGCCGCTCTGGCCAATGATGGGAAAATGACCTTTCCCGTGATAACACCAGGCAAGAAAGTTTACTACAAGACCGCCAAACTACTACAGTTGCAATTGGAGCAGGACAGTGGGAAATCACTGCACGATGATTATCTGAAACGAAGCTTGGTTGATCTCAATCGTGCTGGACTCCCTCTAATGGAGCTGGTGTTTGCTCCAGATTTGGAAACGGGCGAGGAAGCGGCATCGCTGGTCAAAGAATTAATACTGATACTCAGGCGTCTGCAGACATGCAGTTGCAAAATGGAAG AGGGTGCACTCCGTGTGGATGCCAACATATCCATTCACCAAGAGGGAGATCCCTTGGGAGTGCGCACGGAAGTAAAAAACATCGGCTCGGTTCGGAGCATCTCGCAAGCAATCACGTATGAAATTAATAGACAGCTGGAAACTGTGGCCAATGGCGGTCTAATAACAAATGAGACTCGCAACTGGGATGCGGAGAACCGGCGCACAGTGGCCATGCGTGACAAAGAGGTGCTGCAGGATTACAGATTCATGCCGGAGCCAAATCTGCCACCCCTTCATGTAAACCTCAAGCCTGGTTCAATTTCAACAGAGGATTTACTTTCAGTGGCTGCTCTAAGCGAGGAAATTCCAGAATTACCAGAGGACACCAGACAACGTCTGATGGAGCAGCACAACCTGAATGCGGAAACCGCCATCATCTTAGTG AACGAACCCATTCTGCTGGAACATTTCTTAAGCATCTCACGTAGTTTAAGtgatttgccaaacaaagtCATTTACAATTTTCTTATAAACGATTTGTTAACCTACTGCAACAAATTAAACTTGGATGTGGAGGATTG CTTCATAAAGGCTGACGACTTAAAGGACATTTTAAAGAGCTTACATAACGAGCTGATTAATCTCCAGGCAGCACGACAGCTGGTTGAACTGCTTCATAAAAACCCTGAAGCGAAAGTCAATGAG CTAATTGAACTGCACAACCTGCAGCAGATCTGCAGTCCGGACGAGATCGAAAACCTGTGCCAGCTGGCTATCGCCAACCAGGCCAAGGCGGTCCAACAGTACCAGAAAGGCAAGGCCAAAGCTTTGTTTGCCATCGCAGGCGAAGTTGCCAAGCTGTCGTCCCAAAAGGCCAACATGAAGTTGGTGGTGCAGTGTCTGGAAAAGCTGTTAAAAACCACCAAGAAATAA
- the Tsc1 gene encoding hamartin, whose protein sequence is MVIEKIIGDLESNMTLENEEAKRKLVELLSQNKEQWLVQFMLDYFFKTGSQRILEVLVKAQAPHDGYIFDKLDDCLKQSQHRVQSLQVFCFIVRHHPTWLYKIEKHRLIKSVFKLLTHEKEIVPLMSALLCIITLLPIIPNSVPNFLNDLFEVFGHLASWKLQNSNKLPDEKLVHLQLGLQMLFHRLYGMYPCSFIAYLVEFIKRGNGGGIFQHTIKPLLNTVRVHPMLVTATPETEVNNTRWKEMEPHDVVVECANLSLPVLLPETSNEDGSYAYPMTPGYSRMTSNTSNTDYSYQLREFQQSRNIYTRFDSFASGGELGPIWSPHNEIATTSSGIPLTPTTSFILPLQPSMNSQLMVGMTGSSPPEAAVEATPETTPLKDMRDIKQPGRAVNSHAVRAIFAVSQPSSPMRKEQQSQFSFPDVSREAEESSHSYLEVNRGTAYDRRLSQVIQDRHNVERSVNAPCPSSLPEINSELSLVGGSVYPPVNQEVAAVCGECNETDRNLCSVGGLHMPTSRSMHQLAKKRRNRMASYSGNGSCADSRSSAAKKASWSTEAENPMRRTKSCSALAGLRQQHLEENDDEADCAAHRQRAENGNTQKTGSRLQRSGRNMAISAPKDPARSCTHAATQTVEGLDSAPAQYENWLIELLLECKEQRIDYERNLLYPQDILDDYIKHAIKANETFDAEQGQLMCLQLEYESYRRSIHAERNRRLMGRSRDKRSLEMERDRLREQLKNFDAKNKDLASKMDQAIRLANERQNIHQEELGEMRAKYQHELEEKKCLRQANDDLQTRLTSELARHKEMNYELESLRGQVFSLGTELQHTQQQADIGLQCKQELARLEAEFIIMGEVQVRCRDRLAEIDNFRARDEELQMLQESSNLELKELRHSLDEKTSQLESMKHKISDLQAQLANSEKAMTEQKRLLSTVKDEYEEKFKSVNKKYDVQKKIIMQMEEKLMMMMQQPQGTTGHNTCSPDTDRTDIASSIERNSPLSTSLASSESLSASLRSTELKNLHQLVDTPSIPDVLNSLAGGAQFEDGVRLPAVDLASSASTASAINIVPHALDLPSTSGGVGHTLTHPHPHPHLHLQQQQQDQLQ, encoded by the exons ATGGTGATTGAGAAGATCATTGGCGACCTGGAGTCCAACATGACGCTGGAGAACGAGGAGGCCAAGCGCAAACTTGTGGAGCTGCTATCCCAGA ACAAGGAGCAATGGCTGGTGCAGTTCATGCTGGACTATTTCTTTAAAACCGGATCTCAGCGCATTCTGGAGGTACTGGTCAAAGCCCAGGCACCGCACGATGGCTACATCTTCGACAAGCTGGACGACTGCCTCAAGCAGTCACAGCACCGTGTGCAGAGCCTCCAGGTGTTCTGCTTCATTGTGCGCCATCACCCTACTTGGCTGTACAAGATCGAGAAACACCGGCTGATCAAGAGCGTGTTTAAGCTGCTGACG CACGAGAAGGAGATAGTTCCGCTGATGAGCGCCCTGTTGTGCATAATTACCTTGCTGCCGATCATACCGAACTCTGTGCCCAACTTTCTGAACGATCTGTTTGAGGTGTTCGGCCATTTGGCCTCGTGGAAGCTGCAGAATAGCAATAAATTGCCGGACGAGAAGCTTGTCCACCTGCAGTTGGGGCTACAAATGCTGTTCCACCGCCTGTACGGCATGTATCCGTGCAGCTTTATTGCCTATTTGGTGGAGTTCATCAAGCGGGGCAACGGCGGAGGCATCTTTCAGCACACAATCAAGCCGCTATTGAACACTGTGCGAGTGCATCCCATGCTGGTGACGGCCACGCCAGAGACTGAGGTAAACAATACGCGCTGGAAGGAGATGGAGCCGCATGACGTGGTTGTGGAGTGCGCCAACCTATCGCTGCCCGTTCTCTTGCCTGAGACGAGCAACGAAGACGGCAGCTATGCGTATCCCATGACGCCTGGTTATAGTCGCATGACCTCAAACACCTCGAATACGGACTACAGCTATCAGCTGAGAGAGTTTCAGCAATCGAGGAATATCTATACCCGCTTCGATTCGTTTGCCTCCGGTGGGGAACTGGGTCCCATTTGGAGTCCGCATAACGAGATTGCCACGACCAGTAGCGGCATACCGCTGACACCCACCACGTCGTTTATTTTGCCACTCCAACCGTCGATGAACTCGCAGCTTATGGTGGGCATGACAGGCTCCTCACCGCCGGAAGCCGCTGTGGAGGCCACACCAGAAACCACGCCGCTAAAGGATATGAGAGATATCAAACAGCCGGGCCGTGCGGTGAATTCCCATGCAGTGAGAGCTATCTTTGCCGTCAGCCAGCCTTCTTCACCCATGCGCAAGGAGCAGCAGAGTCAGTTCAGTTTCCCGGATGTCTCTCGCGAGGCGGAGGAGAGCAGCCACTCATACCTGGAGGTCAACAGAGGAACTGCCTATGACCGTCGCCTGTCGCAGGTCATCCAGGACCGGCATAACGTGGAGCGATCTGTCAACGCACCGTGTCCAAGCAGCCTCCCGGAAATTAACTCCGAATTATCCCTTGTCGGTGGTTCCGTCTATCCACCTGTCAACCAGGAGGTCGCTGCCGTTTGTGGCGAGTGCAACGAGACGGACCGTAACCTCTGCAGCGTGGGTGGACTTCATATGCCGACTAGCCGATCCATGCACCAGCTGGCAAAGAAGCGCCGCAATCGTATGGCAAGCTACAGTGGAAATGGTTCCTGTGCGGATAGCAGAAGTTCGGCGGCAAAGAAAGCCAGTTGGAGTACTGAGGCAGAGAACCCAATGCGACGAACCAAATCCTGTTCGGCCCTGGCCGGACTGCGGCAGCAGCACCTGGAGGAGAATGATGACGAGGCCGATTGTGCGGCCCATAGACAGAGAGCGGAGAATGGAAATACGCAAAAGACTGGCAGCCGCCTGCAGAGGAGCGGCCGGAACATGGCCATTTCGGCGCCCAAGGATCCGGCTAGAAGCTGCACCCATGCAGCCACTCAGACGGTGGAAGGACTGGACAGTGCTCCGGCGCAGTACGAGAATTGGCTGATTGAACTTCTGCTGGAGTGCAAGGAGCAGCGAATCGATTATGAGAGGAACCTTCTGTACCCGCAAGATATTCTGGACGACTACATTAAGCATGCGATCAAGGCCAATGAGACCTTTGACGCCGAGCAGGGTCAATTGATGTGCCTACAGCTGGAATACGAGAGCTACCGACGATCCATTCACGCGGAGCGCAATCGACGGCTCATGGGTCGAAGCAGGGACAAGCGCAGCCTGGAAATGGAGCGGGATCGGTTAAGGGAGCAGCTTAAGAACTTCGATGCGAAGAACAAGGATCTGGCAAGCAAAATGGATCAGGCTATTCGGTTGGCCAACGAGCGCCAGAACATCCACCAGGAGGAGCTGGGCGAGATGAGGGCTAAGTACCAGCACGAACTGGAGGAAAAGAAGTGCCTGCGGCAGGCCAACGACGACCTGCAGACGCGACTCACCAGCGAGTTGGCGCGCCACAAGGAGATGAACTATGAACTGGAGTCCCTGCGCGGACAGGTCTTCAGTTTGGGAACCGAGCTTCAGCATACCCAGCAGCAGGCCGACATTGGGCTGCAGTGCAAACAAGAGCTGGCACGACTGGAGGCCGAGTTCATAATCATGGGTGAGGTGCAAGTCCGTTGTCGCGACCGTCTGGCTGAGATCGATAACTTCAGGGCCCGCGACGAGGAACTGCAGATGCTGCAAGAGAGCAGCAACCTGGAACTGAAGG aaCTGAGGCACAGCCTGGACGAGAAGACATCACAGCTGGAAAGCATGAAGCACAAGATCAGCGACCTGCAGGCCCAGCTGGCCAACAGCGAGAAGGCCATGACGGAGCAAAAGCGACTTCTAAGCACCGTCAAGGATGAGTACGAAGAAAAGTTTAAG TCCGTGAACAAGAAGTATGACGTGCAAAAGAAGATTATTATGCAGATGGAGGAGaagctgatgatgatgatgcagcAGCCGCAAGGAACAACAGGTCACAACACCTGTTCCCCGGACACGGACAGAACTG ACATAGCATCATCCATTGAACGCAACTCACCGCTATCCACATCGCTGGCCTCGAGTGAGAGTTTATCGGCCAGCCTACGCTCCACGGAGCTGAAGAACCTGCACCAGCTAGTGGACACGCCCTCCATTCCGGATGTGCTGAACAGCTTGGCCGGCGGCGCTCAATTCGAGGATGGAGTGCGTCTGCCGGCCGTGGATCTGGCCTCCTCGGCCAGCACCGCCAGTGCCATCAACATCGTGCCGCACGCCTTGGACTTGCCGTCGACCTCCGGCGGCGTCGGTCACACGCTCACCCacccacatccgcatccgcacctgcacctgcagcaacagcaacaggatCAActgcagtag
- the LOC6538774 gene encoding NPC intracellular cholesterol transporter 2, which produces MRGAPMDYYLKILLVICAAHELAGGTIKSTRDAVYKKYLSLRSLPFEDCGSLYQVSYLDIESCTTLPCSMARNATIKVTVRFDDNGNGVSFLKHEVRWVFNYIKTQAAITPDPCDGDHGCIESASDGKAYWANIFVNETLPVMKGSMLWESKDANDQNLICFQVPVVITV; this is translated from the exons ATGCGCGGCGCCCCAATGGATTACTATCTAAAAATACTCTTGGTCATTTGCGCTGCCCACGAATTGGCTGGCGGAACAATTAAGTCTACCAGAGATGCTGTTTACAAAAAGTATCTGTCCCTAAGATCTTTGCCCTTCGAGGATTGTG GTTCTCTGTACCAGGTCAGCTACCTGGACATCGAGAGCTGCACGACACTGCCTTGCTCCATGGCCCGGAACGCGACCATTAAGGTTACCGTCCGCTTCGATGATAATG GCAATGGCGTTAGCTTTCTGAAGCACGAAGTCAGATGGGTGTTCAACTACATCAAGACCCAGGCGGCCATCACTCCCGATCCTTGCGACGGAGACCACGGATGCATAGAGAGCGCGAGTGATGGAAAGGCCTACTGGGCCAATATCTTTGTGAACGAAACTCTGCCGGTG ATGAAGGGAAGCATGCTGTGGGAATCCAAGGATGCGAACGATCAGAACCTAATCTGTTTCCAGGTTCCCGTTGTAATCACAGTGTAA